TGACGATTGAGCGGCAGCTTTGTGGCCCGAAGTCAGCCGCTACTTCGCAAACTTTCGTGCGCCCATCACGCAGAGAATAACGGCGACCGTCACGCCAAGCATCGCCCACGTCACTGGCTCGTGCAGTAGGGTGGCGGCGAGCGCCAGGCCGAAGAAGGGCTGGAGCAGCTGCAGCTGGCCGACGGCGGCAATGCCGCCCTGCGACAGGCCGCGATACCAGAAGATGAAGCCGATCAGCATCGAAAACAGCGAGACATAGGCAAGGCCGACGAGCGCCGGAGTTTCGATGCCGGCAAAACTTGCCGGTCGGTAAAGAAACGCGACCGCGAGCATTACCGGCAGCGACAGCACCAGCGCCCAGGAGATTACCTGCCAGCCGCCGAGCGTGCGCGACAGCCTGCCGCCTTCGGCATAGCCGAGGCCGCAGACGAGGACGGCCGCCAGCATCAGGAGATCGCCGAGCGGCGACGCGCTCAGCCCCTGTGTCAAGGCAAAACCCGCCACCAGCGCACTGCCGAGAATGGAGAAGAGCCAGAAGGCCGGCCTTGGCCGCTCGCCGCCGCGGATGACACCGAACGTCGCCGTGGCCAGCGGCAGGAGACCAATGAAGACGATGGAATGGGCCGAAGTGACATGCTGCAGCGCCAGCGCCGTCAGCAGCGGAAAGCCCACCACGACGCCGAGCGCGACGACGACAAGCGAGACGATATCGCGCCCCGACGGCCGCTTTTCACGAAAGGCAATCAGCAGGCAGAGCGCCAAAGCCCCGGCGATCGCCGCGCGCGCGACGGTTAGAAACACGGGATCGAACTGCGCCACCGCAACACGGGTCGCCGGCAGCGAACCGCTGAAGATCACCACGCCGATCAAGCCGTTGATCCATCCTGCCGTCATGCGTTCCATTCTGCACTCTTCCTTCCAGACGCCTGCCGTCCAAACCGCCCCCGGCTCTTGAACGACAAGCATGAAAACAACGACTTGAGGCACGTCACCTGAATCAAATTCGCGGCGACGCGCTGCGACCTTTATCGGTCAGGACGGATGGCCAGGACAGTGACAGTCTGATACGATTTCGACAAACTGTTATGGTTCGGAAAGCAATACAGATGAACGAAGAACAGGCAGGACGCACGCGCGTCGAGACGGTGGTCGCGACAATACGCCAACGCATTGCCGGACGCAGCCTGACGCCGGGTGCGAGACTGCCCTCGGTGCGTGGGCTGGCAGCCAGCATGAAGCTGTCGACATCGACCGTCGTCGATGCCTATGAGCGCCTGGTCGCCGAAGGCGCGATCCTGGCGAGACCAGGCTCCGGCTTCTACGTCGCCAACCAGGCAGCGCCCTTTGCGCTTGCCGAAACCGGGCCGAAACTCGACCGCGCCGTCGATCCGTTCTGGATATCGCGGCAATCGCTGGAGGCCGGCGAGAGTGACCTGAAGCCCGGCTGCGGCTGGCTGCCGCCCGCCTGGCTGCCGGGCGAAGCGATGCGCCGCGGGCTCAGAACGCTTTCCCGCGCCGATGGGCCGGCGCTTGCCGATTACGGCCAGCCGCTCGGCCTGCCGCCACTGCGCCAGCTGATTTCGCGGCGCATGGGCGAACGCGGCATCGAAGCCTCGCCGGATCAGATCATGCTGGTCGAATCCGGCACCCAGGCAATCGATCTGCTTTGCCGATTTCTGCTGGAGCCGGGCGACACGGTGCTGGTCGACGACCCCTGCTACTTCAACTTCCATGCGCTGCTGCGCGCCCATCGGGCCAAGATCGTCGGCGTGTCCTACACCCCGTCCGGCCCCGATATCGACCAGTTTGCCCAAGTCGTCGCTCATGAGCGGCCGCGGCTCTACATAACCAACTCCGCCATTCACAACCCTACCGGCGCGGTTCTTTCCCCCGTGA
This DNA window, taken from Rhizobium etli CFN 42, encodes the following:
- a CDS encoding DMT family transporter; this translates as MERMTAGWINGLIGVVIFSGSLPATRVAVAQFDPVFLTVARAAIAGALALCLLIAFREKRPSGRDIVSLVVVALGVVVGFPLLTALALQHVTSAHSIVFIGLLPLATATFGVIRGGERPRPAFWLFSILGSALVAGFALTQGLSASPLGDLLMLAAVLVCGLGYAEGGRLSRTLGGWQVISWALVLSLPVMLAVAFLYRPASFAGIETPALVGLAYVSLFSMLIGFIFWYRGLSQGGIAAVGQLQLLQPFFGLALAATLLHEPVTWAMLGVTVAVILCVMGARKFAK
- a CDS encoding aminotransferase-like domain-containing protein, translated to MVRKAIQMNEEQAGRTRVETVVATIRQRIAGRSLTPGARLPSVRGLAASMKLSTSTVVDAYERLVAEGAILARPGSGFYVANQAAPFALAETGPKLDRAVDPFWISRQSLEAGESDLKPGCGWLPPAWLPGEAMRRGLRTLSRADGPALADYGQPLGLPPLRQLISRRMGERGIEASPDQIMLVESGTQAIDLLCRFLLEPGDTVLVDDPCYFNFHALLRAHRAKIVGVSYTPSGPDIDQFAQVVAHERPRLYITNSAIHNPTGAVLSPVTAHRLLKLADQFDLTIIEDDIFADFEYSPAPRLAAFDGLERVIHIGSFSKTLSASARCGFVAAKPEWIDGLTDLKIATSFGGGRLTAELVLNVLSDGSYRKHMETLRNRLSRAMGEVSARLKGLGITPWLEPQAGMFLWCRLPGGVDAADVARAALERKIVLAPGNAFSLSQSATNFMRFNVSQTLDARVFAVLGDVLGR